ataatcaaatgctcattactttctcattatttgtccgaattttctcaatctttctttttcttattctttgatttttctgttttgacacaagcctatttgttccaaaggtttcattcccctttaagattaCTGAACTACATTAAACAATAACATCAATTCAGATTGAATAATGGAGGGTATTTAGATTAGCTGTGTGTATACAACTACGAATTGGTTGATAAATCTTTCGCATTAAATCTGTGTAAGGCAATCCTGGGTCCCCTCTTACAGAGAATTTAATTGATTCGATCAGAATAGACTATGGACATCTCTTAGCGTCATAACCTCCTAGGAAACAAAGAGGAACACGCCGATTTGTTCAAGACAATGTCATATTAATGAATCATCTTGAACAGACATTATGCATACTACAGATATATCGGATCagattctttgtaagacgggacccagatAAACGTTTCCCTCCTTCGTATTTTTTACGTAAATGCCTTCTACTCTCAAGTAGATTTAAATTCCTTTCGACTTATTTGAAATAGATCAACAACATTTTGTTTACATACCGTGTATTCAAGAGCAAGCGGTTACGCATTTTTGCACAGCATATAATGAaaacgatatatatatatgtatatatatatatatatatattgtatatatatatatatatatatatatatatatatatattgtactgTATATGCATAttcggttatttttttttagaaacaccCTGTATATTCAAGAGCAAGTGGTTACATATTTTGCAAAGAATATAAGGAAAATGCATGAATAAAATACCTAACGAAGAcagatattgtttaaaaaatccaaAGTAAATTATTTACTCATCTTGCAATATTAATCTCTAAAACGAAAATGTAATTAATATGACATTACATTCATTCCAATCCACCAAATGAACATTATAACATAATTCCATCAGATTAcctgtgtatatatacatatctatTTCCATGAAGAAAGCTTTGGATAGCTGTAGCCATACAAATGTATACAAgatcaaacaaaatattgaaaaaaaaaagtgaagaaacACAGCTGGGTGTTTCCTTTCAGTAGAGGGTTTTGAATCCTTTACATAGTACTATAGAAAATAATATGCGATCGGATAGCTCAAAGAATAATAGACTTAAACCTAAGCTGAAATGAATCTGCAAAATGCAGATGATTGTAACAATACATCTAATAGTCGTGATTCTCTGCAaacttgattattattatctacaATATATTCCTTACGACCATAACACTACAAAATACCTCAGGCACTACAATTTTAAACACAACggaatgaaatatattaagAGAAAAGATAACGTGGATATAATATGATTGGCAACATCacaaattattgataataattataataatacgCTTTGTACAATATAGGGCTAAtgaaaggaaatagaaaaaaataggaTTAGCTGTGATGGGCCTGAAGAAGCGAGTAACATAAATTACAAGTAAGTGAGTAAATccgatttttttcccccaactATACAAAATAATGAGCGACCAAATAGTTCAAAGAACAAGACATGAAGCTGTACAATGCTGAACATTGTAACAATAAATCTTATAGATTTCTTTGACttgatgattattatcattaatatattcCTATACAAAAAACACCTAAAACATCAGTTTCATAAACAACGCCATGAAGCATTTTAAAGAGATTCTTATATTGCTAATACTATATGTTATACATGAGTTATGATACGCTATGTACACTGTAAGGAATATACatgattaaagggatgctccgggctgaactTATTTATATATCAATGAATACAGTAAAATTCtccaagcacaatgctgaaaatttgatcaaatcgGATAAcgtaacaaataacgaagttattgaattttaaaaatttgcatattcCCGTGAAACCTCTCTCGGCATGtgttcatgcatattcattaagtgggccagtgatgtcatatccccacttgttctttcgtgttttattacatggaattaggtttattaattttgttctaCCAAGATCTAAAACATCTGATGAAGTGaattagttatttcttgctgcaacttatttcatattaatgGAGACCcgtcatttacacatttatgaagacatgaaacgattgtgatttcatgtaataacataagaaaaaagaaaatggcgatgtgacatcatcagcccacctaatgaatattcgtgAAGACATACCTAGAACCATTAGCGtgcctaagggggggggggcagggggcagactgccccccccccctgacgagtcacaacacatgcaagggacgtatccctgccccccccccctgacgagtcaagaGTGGCccccctcattttcattttttttttctggtgcgaaatgtcctttatttgaggttgattaccttttttttgcttgtcatttttttggcggacgaatttgcccccccccccttctttggaaaatcctaggtacgccactgcctagaaccgtttcaccggaataatgcaaatctttaaaattcaataacttcgttatttgttatccgattttgatgaaattttcaccattttgctttgtaaattttattctttttatttatacaaatatattttcatcccggagcatccctttaaatcaATTCAGAGTTAAAGTTCGTTTATGCAATATACAAAACTCTATACATTCTTTgccaaaacaaaatcaatttcataAAGTCGAGTAGTGAAGAATGGATTTTGTTTTTGGATTACGCCTTGACATGTTCTAATTTATCAATCATGATCAAAATATGAATCATTACACCAATATTTCAACTCATTTCATTCTTGTACGAATAATGATTACAATTCTGAAAAGCTCACATTTGCCTTCGTCTAAAACTTTAGTTTAGAAATGTACAAGGTAATATATTGAATGCATTACCTGTTAATGCACCTCCCATGTTCTCTTCACTTCCGCTAATAGAGAGTTTTCGCCTTTGCTACAGAGCTGCTCTCTACAGCGCAcaaaatcaggggcggatctagctttTTTCCAAGGATGCGGTTTGACCgataaattgacaagcaaaaaaaaagtgactTCACCACAAATCGAGGTAATTCAGGGTTTGCTCCAAAATGTCGGTCATTActtttgttttacttgacaacCCATAGATTCGGCATTGCCAGTTCCTTTGAAAATgtaagtcaaatcacaatggagagctgagaggctattttgtcgaaagttggtggaccaggATAGCAGATCGTCagaagatttgcaccggacgaacaattgaTGCATTAAATCTTGGCCAAAGCTTTGTGATTTAGGATTTTTTTAATCGCTTTCGAGACATACAACGACCCATTTAATCTTAAATTTTACAtaacttttcttctttcccatattattatatatatatttttttattctttgacagaataaaaatgaattcaacCCGATAAAGGGATGGGGAATATAACCTCATAAAATAAATAACCGATTTAACCTTGATGGGAGAATATCACCAAATgagatttaaaggggaagttcgccCTGcccaaaaagtttattgtaaaaatggcagaaaataatacaagtattgtcgaaagaattaaaaagttattagaatttcaattataaaaatccatcaacaaatgaaaaatttgttagaatttcatcaataaaaatttcattttctcaagaaaattgaaaatgtttttttactgTACATTCAGTATTATTAGCAAACAAATCTTTCACACACgttcctaaaaaaaataaaataaaagagtcATCACGaacaattataaaaaatgaaatttatgagtTTTACGTTACATAACTTACGGGGCATCTGcacgtttatgacgtcacaaatccaaatttattttcctcaaaccttcacccactaatactttttttattcattttttctgctaATTTTGTACCAAACCTTTCGTCAGGGaggacttcccctttaacaagaAAGCATTTAGGCGATAGGGTTAAGTTTCAAACAATTTAAATTCTAAACGCCTTggctactgaattctgtatATCCAATACAGGACTACCTAGTGGGCAAAGGGTTATCAAATTTAAATATTCAGTTTACGGGAAAACTATGACATTTGAGATCTAGGGCATTCATTGAACTGAAATATAATTTGGAGAATGACTGCTGATTTATACTGATATAAAAAAAGCACTAGCTATATTATTCTTTTGGAGAGCAATTGGAAAATAAACACCATTGAAAGTGACTGATTTGACAGGTCTATAATTTCCTTTTAAACACAGCAATCATCACTCGCTATTGAGAGTCTTTATGATTTACAAGATAAATGTCTTCTTGTAAAGAAAAAGCTTGTCTCCATCCCAGCCTACAAGGTTACCAGAAGGAGTAACAAGACAAGGGCTGAAGTACAGAGAGCGATCTGATCTCACGTATTCCACGATCCTCCTTGCCTGGATGATACCATCACCTGACGCCTGATCAACTGCGCAGGTTTTACCCGCGACTAGGTAAGTAATGTAGATTGTGTCTGTCAGTTTGTCAACGCGACAATCTGATTTCATCCACTCATCACAGTGTATGACAGCCTTCTTTTCTCCAGAACGGGAGATGACAGTGTATTTGTTAAGACCTTTCTTCACAACGATATCACCTGATGACAAGGCCTGCATTTCACCACACACTATATCCTGCATCGTGACAGTGTGTACAACCTTGTCATCATCAGGGTTTATGACGTAGATGTTAGACTGACCGAACTGAGCAGCGAGGATCATCCCATCCATGTCGACATGAACATGCACCCTATTACCGCCTTTATTCCTTGGTATGCTGATGTCTCTAATCATCTTCCATTGTCTGTCATAGAGACTGATGAATCCATCCAGCCTATCACCCGTGCAACCCCATATCCACTTCCCACATACTATTACGTTTCTGTTTATGGTGGCACATGACGTAATGTCCATGTTACCAACTCCATCAATGACTTTCTGTGTGCGTCGAGTGTTGATGTTTGTAACATACATGTCATGGTTCTTTGCGTCTTCCACACATATCTCATCATCACTGATCAAACCACGCACCCACGGCATATTAACAACCGATGGAATGTGGATTGACTTGACAAGTTCCCATTTCCCGATATACCCATCAATTCTACAATAGTATTCTCCACCTATTTCCCCCTCTACAAACTTCACTCTCTCCACTTCACTATGTATTCGGTCAAGATAGACGCTAACATCTTGATGAACGTTCAAACTTATATATTCATCGATAGATGCAAGTACTTGAGGAGCTTCATTCACCAATGTTTCATCATGTTTGTTTATACGTGTGATGGTTGATTCAATATTCTTCATAGTGTTAAGCGCATGCTGATTCTTATTAGTAAGATCGTTAATCTTCTTAGTAACTTTGTCACTGATTGTCTTTGTATCTGATAAAAgtcttgtttctctctctttgatGGTAATTTGTTCCTTTTCGATATCGATGTTGCAATCCTTGATGCGTTTTTCTCTCTTCtcatttatttcccttatttccTCGTCCGCCTCCTCGTTAATCACCCTAATCAAGTTTACTTCCCTTTCTTTCACATTCTTTAACTTGTCTTCGAATGTCTCTTGTAGTTTATCGTTGACTGTCTGAAGATGCTTACTTGAAGAAGAATAAACGGCATCTATTTTAGATTGGACCTTCTGAAGCAGTAATTTCGTTTCCTCTATCAAGGGCCGTTTCTCCTCCAGATTTCCCCGCCTTTCTATGATGACATCCCCGATGTCTTGTAGCTCACACGTTTCTTGCCTGTGATCTTTGGTCGCACATTTATGACAGATAGGAATTTTGTGTTGTTTACAATAAAATGTGATTGGCTCACCATGTTGGAGGTTGTCACATGACCATGTCATGTCATGACCCTTTCTTGTACGAAGCTTGTCCTTATCCACTTTTGTTGGGAACTTAGACGCCATGACGAGGAGAAAGAATATCGTAGCCTTCACCGGACCTATAGAAAATATAGACGAGTTAACCTTTCATATTAAATGAAGCGCAATTTTTAGCCTGTTCGACATGAATTATCAGGAGTATTGATTATCTGGAGTAGGGGTGTTTTAATTATgttgaaggacaagtccatccctgacaacagttgatttgaataaaaagagaaaaatccaacaagcataacactgaggCCTTTCTTTGGCCTTACAccaacttccctttgtgtctgcccactccttttctttcatccccttcattaacctgattggtcatctcttctcactaatgccccttttgtctccttgtgtTGCTGTTGAatgtctgtggtctatattatggttgttccactttatatgtttgtcattttgcctccgaagAAGATTCtactaggatcgaaagcttaggccccttttgactctctaatttactccattggctctttttttagataagcagttttcagcagctttttTTTGCCACTTAAAAAAAGTCATGGGAattgaaaaatacataaaatgggggatgattttttttttcacatatatccTTGGGTTCGGGTCTCATTTATCATATGAAAGTTAacattttgacagaatgtttcacttgagtgagcaccgtccatttttgtaaagctcgcagaaatcggtTTGCGCTGAAATGCTCAATTTCGCTCTGTGTCAAGGATATGGCGAAAACAACTACGCACCGTACGGAACATTCCTCATGCATTTCTCTTGCATTTTTagccaattgaaataaaacggatacattttAATCATTTAGTAACAAATTTCCCacccaaattaacattttaaccctaggtaagcacaacctttaccattTTATGGCAGCTGTATCTGAGGACATAGCTGAGTGTagacaaatgtttttttttcagacatctccagcattctTTTACCaagttttttatcatttaaaatgggtttacatttcatatttcacttaatacttgtttctctacACTTTTCACTAGCTTGACAATGGTTAACATAACGAAAATTTAACCCAAAACCATTTCATGTGAATCA
This region of Lytechinus pictus isolate F3 Inbred chromosome 16, Lp3.0, whole genome shotgun sequence genomic DNA includes:
- the LOC129278965 gene encoding uncharacterized protein LOC129278965, yielding MASKFPTKVDKDKLRTRKGHDMTWSCDNLQHGEPITFYCKQHKIPICHKCATKDHRQETCELQDIGDVIIERRGNLEEKRPLIEETKLLLQKVQSKIDAVYSSSSKHLQTVNDKLQETFEDKLKNVKEREVNLIRVINEEADEEIREINEKREKRIKDCNIDIEKEQITIKERETRLLSDTKTISDKVTKKINDLTNKNQHALNTMKNIESTITRINKHDETLVNEAPQVLASIDEYISLNVHQDVSVYLDRIHSEVERVKFVEGEIGGEYYCRIDGYIGKWELVKSIHIPSVVNMPWVRGLISDDEICVEDAKNHDMYVTNINTRRTQKVIDGVGNMDITSCATINRNVIVCGKWIWGCTGDRLDGFISLYDRQWKMIRDISIPRNKGGNRVHVHVDMDGMILAAQFGQSNIYVINPDDDKVVHTVTMQDIVCGEMQALSSGDIVVKKGLNKYTVISRSGEKKAVIHCDEWMKSDCRVDKLTDTIYITYLVAGKTCAVDQASGDGIIQARRIVEYVRSDRSLYFSPCLVTPSGNLVGWDGDKLFLYKKTFIL